In the Oryza glaberrima chromosome 6, OglaRS2, whole genome shotgun sequence genome, one interval contains:
- the LOC127777141 gene encoding LOW QUALITY PROTEIN: protein trichome birefringence-like 24 (The sequence of the model RefSeq protein was modified relative to this genomic sequence to represent the inferred CDS: inserted 2 bases in 1 codon; substituted 1 base at 1 genomic stop codon), with protein sequence MVRIKTYSLRDKKSYPKPIIQTXSEVNKILEPQPKKKVMVKNXRVCCYSAVQKKGVENNLKMNRAVGHTKSTCPLPSPSSLAASPGATYASPLHPPLFPVLPLLLPLLPLPPATELTNNETTQGRSTCSPLLWTAVESVVSEAHTRVLLRRTMGWGEPPAPQQRKAAGGGGLKLLLSVLLVGLALRLLVNPSAYLLLSSSSTTTTAAVAPGQGDDAVLAGGGSLPSNGSCDLFHGKWVPDSSGPDYTNNSCRFIETPQNCMTNGRPDSGYLYWRWKPYGCEMSRFEGEKFLEAMRGKHWALIGDSILRNHVQSLLCLLAKVEEPTQVYHDKTFKSRKWHFALHNITVSLIWAPFLVEAEIFEDDDGVSTSELQLHLDILDSNWTRQWNSFDYLVISTGQWFPKTAVYWENGAVTGCHYCQDKSIAELTFEYAFRKSLRKTFQFITSSPHKPVVFYRTWSPSHFENGEWSSGGTCKRTVPFKPGETGDRELDMKMWRIEREEFAKAVVHDRHNNAGRLKLLDTFELSLQRPDGHPGPYRTYHPFEKATSAKVQNDCLHWCLPGPIDAWNDIIMQMLAIN encoded by the exons atggttaggattaaaACTTATTCTTTGAGAGATAAGAAATCATATCCCAAACCTATTATCCAAACATAGTCTGAAGTAAATAAGATACTTGAGccacagccaaaaaaaaaggtcatggTGAAAAA CAGAGTGTGCTGTTACTCTGCAGTGCAAAAGAAGGGAGTAGAAAATAACCTGAAAATGAATCGAGCGGTGGGTCACACAAAAAGCACCTGCCCACTGCCTTCCCCTTCCTCGTTGGCAGCTTCCCCCGGCGCCACCTATGCCTCGCCGCTTCACCCTCCACTCTTTCCCGTTTTGCCCCTCCTcctgcctcttcttcctcttcctccagcCACCGAACTCACCAACAACGAGACGACTCAGGGGAGATCAACCTGCTCTCCACTACTGTGGACTGCAGTGGAGTCCGTGGTGAGTGAGGCACACACACGCGTCCTTCTCCGGCGAACGATGGGGTGGGgtgagccgccggcgccgcagcagAGGAAGGCGGCAGGGGGCGGCGGGCTGAAGCTGCTGCTGTCCGTGCTCCTCGTCGGCCTCGCCCTGCGCCTGCTCGTCAACCCCTCCGCGTACCTCCTCctttcgtcgtcgtcgacgacgaccaccgccgccgtcgcgccagGGCAAGGGGACGACGcggtcctcgccggcggcggctcgctgCCTTCCAACG GAAGTTGTGATTTATTCCATGGTAAATGGGTCCCTGATTCATCTGGCCCTGATTACACTAACAACAGCTGCCGCTTCATCGAGACTCCACAGAACTGTATGACAAATGGAAGGCCTGACAGTGGCTATCTTTATTGGAGATGGAAGCCCTATGGCTGCGAGATGTCGCGGTTTGAGGGCGAGAAGTTTTTGGAGGCCATGCGGGGAAAACATTGGGCTCTTATTGGTGATTCAATCCTCCGAAATCACGTTCAATCGTTGCTTTGCCTTCTTGCTAAG GTTGAAGAGCCTACTCAGGTCTACCATGACAAGACATTCAAATCAAGGAAGTGGCACTTTGCTTTGCACAACATCACAGTCTCTCTTATCTGGGCACCGTTCCTTGTCGAAGCTGAAATATTTGAGGATGATGATGGAGTATCAACTTCTGAGCTCCAACTGCACCTTGACATTCTTGACTCAAACTGGACAAGGCAATGGAACAGCTTCGACTATTTAGTGATATCGACAGGCCAATGGTTCCCGAAAACCGCAGTCTACTGGGAGAATGGAGCTGTGACCGGCTGCCACTATTGCCAGGACAAGAGTATAGCGGAACTGACTTTTGAGTATGCCTTCCGCAAGTCACTCAGAAAAACCTTCCAATTCATCACGTCCTCACCTCACAAGCCAGTGGTCTTCTACAGAACATGGTCACCGTCGCATTTTGAGAATGGTGAGTGGTCCAGTGGCGGGACTTGCAAGAGGACAGTTCCATTCAAGCCAGGGGAAACCGGCGATCGAGAATTGGACATGAAGATGTGGAGGATCGAGAGAGAAGAGTTTGCCAAGGCAGTTGTGCACGACAGGCACAACAACGCCGGCCGTCTGAAGCTGCTCGACACATTTGAGCTCTCACTGCAAAGGCCTGACGGCCACCCTGGGCCTTACCGGACGTATCATCCTTTCGAGAAGGCGACATCGGCCAAAGTTCAGAACGACTGCCTGCACTGGTGCTTGCCCGGTCCTATTGATGCGTGGAACGATATAATCATGCAGATGTTGGCAATAAACTGA